One Nonomuraea angiospora DNA segment encodes these proteins:
- a CDS encoding serine/threonine-protein kinase has protein sequence MRAPSGYLLAARYRLVEPVGRGGMGTVWRAHDELLDRDVAVKEVRLPNVLDEELRAELCARTEREGRATAMVAHPSVITVFDVVTEDDRPWIVMELLRAKSLEQLIQEQGPLHPRRAAEIGRQILGALRAVHAKGILHRDVKPSNVLVTEDRAVLTDFGLAALEGDVSITQAGIVLGSAGYIAPERVLGSKASPAGDLWSLGATLYTAVEGRGLHGRRTAAAALAALTSGEPIPMTKAGPLAPVLDALLRIDPATRLDSVRASLMLARVAAGGSAEEPLAPRKPVRSGPTINPPSFTRRPAHRGLHRADVSTTALSVPVPRQERKPGEGVHRKRVEPRPTPSAYARFKATVIKLCLPRRFWPRELRKRG, from the coding sequence ATGCGTGCGCCCTCCGGTTACCTACTCGCCGCGCGCTACCGGCTTGTGGAGCCGGTCGGACGCGGCGGCATGGGCACCGTTTGGCGGGCACATGACGAGTTGCTCGACCGCGACGTGGCGGTCAAGGAAGTGCGCCTGCCCAACGTGCTCGACGAGGAGCTGCGTGCCGAGCTGTGCGCGCGCACCGAGCGCGAGGGCCGGGCGACCGCCATGGTCGCGCACCCTTCGGTCATCACCGTCTTCGACGTGGTCACCGAGGACGACCGGCCGTGGATCGTGATGGAGCTGCTGCGGGCCAAGTCCCTGGAACAGCTCATCCAGGAGCAGGGACCGCTCCACCCGCGCCGGGCCGCCGAGATCGGCCGCCAGATCCTCGGGGCGCTGCGCGCCGTGCACGCCAAGGGGATCCTCCACCGCGACGTCAAGCCGAGCAACGTGCTGGTGACCGAGGACCGCGCGGTGCTCACCGACTTCGGGCTGGCCGCACTGGAAGGTGACGTTTCCATCACCCAGGCGGGCATCGTCCTGGGCTCCGCGGGATACATCGCTCCAGAGCGGGTGCTGGGCTCCAAGGCCAGCCCGGCGGGCGATCTGTGGTCGCTCGGCGCGACCCTCTACACCGCCGTCGAGGGCAGGGGCCTGCACGGGCGCCGTACGGCCGCCGCCGCGCTCGCGGCGCTGACCAGTGGCGAGCCGATCCCGATGACCAAGGCCGGGCCGCTGGCCCCCGTGCTCGACGCGCTGCTCAGGATCGACCCCGCGACCAGGCTCGACTCGGTGCGGGCCTCGCTCATGCTGGCCAGGGTCGCCGCCGGGGGCTCGGCCGAGGAGCCGCTGGCGCCGCGCAAGCCCGTACGTTCCGGGCCGACGATCAACCCGCCGTCCTTCACCCGCAGGCCCGCGCATCGCGGGCTCCACAGGGCGGACGTCTCCACGACAGCGCTGTCTGTCCCGGTGCCCAGGCAGGAGCGCAAACCCGGCGAGGGCGTACACAGGAAGCGCGTCGAACCGCGGCCTACGCCGTCGGCTTATGCCCGTTTCAAAGCGACGGTGATAAAGTTGTGCCTTCCTCGACGGTTCTGGCCAAGAGAACTTCGCAAGCGAGGGTAA
- the trpD gene encoding anthranilate phosphoribosyltransferase, translated as MTTTWPALLTTLLDGRSLTSLQAKWAMEQIIGDTATDAQIAAFAVALRAKGESVAEVSGLADGMLLKSAAIRVSGDPVDLVGTGGDRAHTVNISTMAAIVAAAAGVKVVKHGGRAASSLAGAADVLEELGVVIDLPPAAVVRVADEVGITFCFAPAFNSGLRRTAGPRRELGVPTVFNFLGPLTNPALPAAQAVGVFHQGMAPVIAGVLAQRGCSSLVFRGDDGLDELTTTGPSTIWVVRRGTVTPTAFDPADLSIPRARQDDLRGGDARHNAAVARAVLAGERGPVRDVVLLNAAAAVVAAEGTPPAPDLTPALTMAYKRAAEAVDSGAALSLLTLWAHATQAQAAAGH; from the coding sequence ATGACCACCACCTGGCCAGCACTGCTCACCACGCTGCTCGACGGCAGGTCCCTCACCTCGCTCCAGGCCAAGTGGGCCATGGAGCAGATCATCGGCGACACGGCCACGGACGCCCAGATCGCCGCGTTCGCGGTCGCGCTGCGGGCCAAGGGCGAGAGCGTGGCCGAGGTGTCCGGGCTGGCCGACGGCATGCTCCTGAAATCCGCCGCCATCAGGGTCTCCGGCGACCCCGTGGACCTGGTCGGCACCGGCGGCGACCGCGCCCACACCGTGAACATCTCCACCATGGCCGCCATCGTCGCCGCCGCCGCGGGCGTCAAGGTCGTCAAGCACGGCGGCCGGGCCGCCTCCTCGCTGGCGGGCGCGGCGGACGTGCTGGAGGAGCTGGGCGTGGTCATCGACCTGCCCCCGGCCGCGGTGGTCAGGGTCGCGGACGAGGTCGGCATCACGTTCTGCTTCGCGCCCGCGTTCAACTCCGGGCTGAGACGCACCGCCGGGCCACGCCGCGAGCTGGGCGTGCCCACGGTCTTCAACTTCCTGGGCCCGCTCACCAATCCGGCCCTGCCGGCGGCCCAGGCGGTCGGCGTCTTCCACCAGGGGATGGCGCCGGTCATCGCGGGCGTGCTGGCCCAGCGCGGCTGCTCCTCGCTGGTCTTCAGGGGCGACGACGGGCTCGACGAGCTCACCACCACGGGCCCCTCCACGATCTGGGTCGTACGCCGGGGCACGGTCACTCCCACCGCCTTCGACCCGGCCGACCTGTCGATCCCGCGGGCGCGCCAGGACGACCTGCGCGGCGGCGACGCCCGGCACAACGCGGCCGTGGCGCGGGCCGTGCTCGCGGGCGAGCGGGGCCCGGTGCGGGACGTCGTCCTGCTCAACGCGGCCGCCGCCGTGGTGGCCGCCGAGGGCACGCCGCCCGCACCAGACCTCACGCCCGCCCTGACCATGGCCTACAAGCGGGCCGCGGAGGCGGTCGACTCCGGCGCCGCGCTGTCCCTGCTCACTCTGTGGGCGCACGCCACGCAGGCCCAGGCGGCGGCGGGTCACTGA
- a CDS encoding 3-hydroxybutyrate dehydrogenase, translating into MAKELTGRTALVTGAGGGIGAACARRLAAEGAKVLVVDLRAEPAEKVAAEIGGVAVVADLSDPGFVAALPDEPVDIVVNNAGFQHVSPIEDFPPEVFSTMLRVMVEAPFLIARQVLPGMYARGWGRFVNISSVHGLRASPFKSAYTTAKHGLEGFSKVVALEGAPHGVTSTCVCPAYVRTGLVEAQIADQAKVHGIEPDEVVGSIMLQPAAIKRLIEPEEVAELVAYLCGPAGSFITGVSLPMDGGWTAH; encoded by the coding sequence ATGGCGAAGGAGCTGACGGGGCGGACCGCGCTTGTGACGGGGGCTGGGGGCGGCATCGGGGCGGCCTGCGCCCGCCGCCTGGCCGCCGAGGGGGCGAAAGTACTGGTCGTCGACCTGCGGGCCGAGCCCGCCGAGAAGGTCGCCGCCGAGATCGGCGGGGTGGCGGTGGTGGCCGATCTGAGCGATCCCGGGTTCGTGGCGGCGCTGCCTGACGAGCCGGTCGACATCGTGGTGAACAACGCCGGGTTCCAGCACGTCTCGCCGATCGAGGACTTCCCGCCCGAGGTGTTCTCGACGATGCTGCGGGTGATGGTCGAGGCGCCGTTCCTGATCGCGCGGCAGGTGCTGCCCGGCATGTACGCCAGGGGCTGGGGCCGGTTCGTGAACATCTCGTCCGTCCACGGGCTGCGGGCCTCGCCGTTCAAGTCGGCGTACACGACGGCCAAGCACGGGCTGGAGGGCTTCTCCAAGGTCGTCGCGCTCGAAGGGGCGCCGCACGGGGTCACCTCCACCTGCGTCTGCCCCGCCTACGTACGGACGGGGCTGGTGGAGGCGCAGATCGCCGACCAGGCTAAAGTGCACGGCATCGAGCCGGACGAGGTCGTCGGGAGCATCATGCTGCAGCCCGCCGCGATCAAGCGGCTGATCGAGCCGGAGGAGGTGGCCGAGCTGGTCGCCTACCTCTGCGGCCCGGCCGGGTCGTTCATCACCGGCGTCTCCCTCCCGATGGACGGCGGCTGGACGGCGCACTAG
- a CDS encoding MFS transporter yields MATSIKKIVAASLIGTTIEWYDFFLYGSAAALVFNKLFFPESDPLTGTLLAFLTYAVGFVARPLGGLVFGHFGDRIGRKTLLVVSLLTMGAATFLIGCLPTYETLGPSAALLLTALRLVQGFALGGEWGGAVLIVSEHGDTARRGFWASWPQAGAPGGNLLATGVLAALAAWQSDEAFLAWGWRVPFLLSGVLVLIGLWIRLTITESPVFQEAPPEKAPPIVGVLRHHWKDVLTAIGARLAENISFYLLTVFVITYAKSVKIDNSTVLNAVLIASAIHFITIPMWGALSDRIGRRPIYLAGAAGIGVWIFAFFPLVDTGNFLVITLAITVGLLFHGMMYGPQAAFFSELFGTRMRYTGVSIGAQLSAIVAGALAPIIAVALLKSYSSSLPISVYLGLAALLTLGAVYAARETQGSDLAERIHAR; encoded by the coding sequence ATGGCCACTTCCATCAAGAAGATCGTCGCCGCGAGCCTGATCGGCACCACCATCGAGTGGTACGACTTCTTCCTGTACGGCTCGGCAGCCGCCCTCGTGTTCAACAAGCTCTTCTTCCCCGAGTCCGACCCGCTCACCGGCACGCTGCTGGCGTTCCTCACCTACGCCGTCGGATTCGTCGCCCGTCCGCTCGGCGGCCTGGTCTTCGGCCACTTCGGCGACCGGATCGGCCGTAAGACGCTGCTGGTCGTCAGCCTGCTGACGATGGGCGCGGCCACGTTCCTGATCGGCTGCCTGCCGACGTACGAGACCCTGGGCCCGTCGGCGGCGCTGCTGCTGACCGCGCTCCGGCTCGTGCAGGGCTTCGCGCTCGGCGGCGAGTGGGGCGGCGCGGTGCTGATCGTCTCCGAGCACGGCGACACGGCCCGCCGCGGCTTCTGGGCCTCCTGGCCGCAGGCCGGCGCCCCCGGCGGCAACCTGCTGGCCACCGGCGTGCTGGCGGCGCTGGCCGCCTGGCAGTCGGACGAGGCGTTCCTGGCGTGGGGCTGGCGGGTGCCGTTCCTGCTGTCGGGCGTGCTGGTGCTGATCGGCCTGTGGATCCGCCTGACGATCACCGAGTCGCCGGTGTTCCAGGAGGCCCCGCCGGAGAAGGCGCCGCCCATCGTGGGCGTGCTGCGGCACCACTGGAAGGACGTGCTCACCGCGATCGGCGCGCGCCTGGCGGAGAACATCTCCTTCTACCTGCTGACCGTCTTCGTCATCACGTACGCCAAGTCAGTCAAGATCGACAACTCGACCGTGCTGAACGCGGTGCTGATCGCCTCGGCCATCCACTTCATCACGATCCCGATGTGGGGCGCGCTGTCGGACCGGATCGGCCGCCGCCCGATCTACCTGGCGGGCGCCGCCGGCATCGGGGTGTGGATCTTCGCGTTCTTCCCGCTCGTGGACACCGGCAACTTCCTGGTGATCACCCTCGCCATCACCGTCGGCCTGCTCTTCCACGGCATGATGTACGGCCCGCAGGCGGCCTTCTTCTCCGAGCTCTTCGGCACGAGGATGCGCTACACCGGCGTCTCCATCGGCGCGCAGCTGTCGGCGATCGTGGCCGGCGCGCTGGCCCCGATCATCGCGGTCGCGCTCCTGAAGAGCTACTCGAGCAGCCTGCCCATCTCCGTCTACCTTGGTCTGGCGGCGCTGCTCACCCTGGGCGCGGTCTACGCCGCGCGCGAGACCCAGGGCAGCGACCTGGCTGAGAGGATCCACGCGCGATGA
- a CDS encoding class II fumarate hydratase — translation MSEFRIEHDSMGEVRVPSGARWRAQTQRAVENFPVSGRPLEPSHIAALGLIKAVAAEVNGELGVIDKDLAEAVAQAAADVADNEHDAHFPIDVFQTGSGTSSNMNANEVIATLAEERLGRPVHPNDHVNASQSSNDVFPTSIHVAAATEVTFHLLPSLRHLAAVLREKAIEFDGVVKSGRTHLMDATPVTLGQEFGGYATQVENGALRVASALERVLELPLGGTAVGTGINTPPGFAQAAIAKLAEATGIPFVETSDHFEAQGAQDSIVELSGQLKVVAVSLTKIANDLRWMGSGPRAGLAEINLPDLQPGSSIMPGKVNPVIPEATAMVAAQVIGNDTAITFAGASGSFELNVQLPIIARNILESIRLLANVSRLLADRCVSGITANVERLREYAESSPSIVTPLNRYVGYEEAAKIAKQALAERKTIREVVIERGHVADGTLTEEQLDAALDVLSMTRPQ, via the coding sequence ATGAGCGAGTTCAGAATCGAACATGACTCGATGGGCGAGGTACGCGTGCCGTCAGGCGCCAGGTGGCGCGCTCAGACCCAGCGGGCAGTGGAGAACTTCCCGGTTTCGGGACGCCCTCTCGAGCCGTCCCACATAGCCGCGCTCGGCCTGATCAAGGCGGTGGCCGCCGAGGTGAACGGCGAGCTGGGCGTGATCGACAAGGACCTGGCGGAGGCCGTCGCCCAGGCGGCGGCCGACGTCGCCGACAACGAGCACGACGCCCACTTCCCGATCGACGTCTTCCAGACCGGCTCCGGCACCTCGTCCAACATGAACGCCAACGAGGTGATCGCGACGCTGGCCGAGGAGCGCCTCGGCCGTCCCGTGCACCCCAACGACCACGTGAACGCCTCCCAGTCGTCCAACGACGTCTTCCCCACCTCGATTCATGTGGCGGCGGCGACGGAGGTGACCTTCCACCTGCTGCCCTCGCTCAGGCACCTGGCGGCGGTGCTGCGGGAGAAGGCGATCGAGTTCGACGGGGTGGTGAAGTCGGGGCGCACCCATCTGATGGACGCGACCCCGGTGACGCTCGGGCAGGAGTTCGGCGGGTACGCCACCCAGGTCGAGAACGGCGCCCTGCGCGTCGCTTCCGCCCTGGAGCGCGTGCTGGAGCTGCCTCTGGGCGGCACGGCCGTGGGCACCGGCATCAACACCCCGCCGGGCTTCGCCCAGGCGGCCATCGCCAAGCTGGCCGAGGCCACCGGCATCCCGTTCGTCGAGACCAGCGACCACTTCGAGGCCCAGGGCGCGCAGGACTCGATCGTCGAGCTGTCCGGCCAGCTCAAGGTGGTGGCCGTCTCGCTCACCAAGATCGCCAACGACCTCCGCTGGATGGGCTCGGGCCCGCGCGCCGGGCTGGCCGAGATCAACCTGCCCGACCTGCAGCCCGGCTCGTCCATCATGCCCGGCAAGGTCAACCCGGTGATCCCCGAGGCCACGGCCATGGTCGCGGCCCAGGTCATCGGCAACGACACGGCGATCACGTTCGCCGGGGCGTCCGGCTCCTTCGAGCTGAACGTGCAGCTGCCGATCATCGCGCGCAACATCCTGGAGTCGATCAGGCTGCTGGCGAACGTGTCGCGGCTGCTCGCCGACCGCTGCGTCTCCGGCATCACCGCGAACGTCGAGCGCCTGCGCGAGTACGCCGAGTCGTCCCCGTCGATCGTCACCCCGCTCAACAGGTACGTCGGCTACGAGGAGGCCGCGAAGATCGCCAAGCAGGCCCTGGCCGAGCGCAAGACCATCCGGGAGGTGGTCATCGAGCGCGGCCACGTGGCCGACGGCACCCTCACTGAGGAGCAGCTCGACGCCGCGCTCGATGTGTTGTCGATGACCCGGCCTCAGTGA
- a CDS encoding helix-turn-helix domain-containing protein: MSTQFLELLAREASAVEFEGPIIEARARGADPATIEELEQAKVEALKVRDLLKRRARREAELSALYDTAGDLAALRDLDAVLEAIVHRARQLLATDVAYMTLHDPEQGDTYMRVTDGSISAKFRALRLAMGAGLGGLVAQTATPYSTADYFADARFRHKHHIDEAVKEEGLVAILGVPLRLGQRVIGVLMAANRSARPFHQEEVSLLASLAAHAAVAIDNARLLQETRNALEELSQAHRTARAHGEAVERAALAHDRMTSLVLRGGGIEDVAAVVTDVLGGSLAVLDDLGRPLTGDVGELDAGVFESAQVSRALGRTVRRGDLLIASVDVGGEPLATLILRSDDADERILERAALVCALLLLFRRSVAEAEGRVRGELLDDLISRPGSPGLADRARRLGVDLSAPHVVVVVRHEGQRERAAFWASSQATLRHGLAAGRAGEVVLLLPGANAGGIAQRVAAELSASLQVPATAGASKVCLPGAPGAGDVAAAYQEARRCAEALIALGRAGDGASAAELGFVGLLVGDGRDVRGFVGRVLGAVIDYDARRGTALADTLAAYFGSGGSPSRTAEAMHIHVNTVTQRLDRIGKLLGDGWLEPERALEIQLALRLHRLGHTSTP; the protein is encoded by the coding sequence ATGAGCACGCAGTTCCTTGAGTTGCTGGCCAGAGAGGCGTCGGCGGTCGAGTTCGAGGGGCCGATCATCGAGGCCAGGGCGCGGGGCGCCGACCCGGCCACGATCGAGGAGCTGGAGCAGGCCAAGGTCGAGGCGCTCAAGGTGCGTGACCTGCTCAAGCGGCGCGCCAGGCGCGAGGCCGAGCTGTCGGCCCTCTACGACACGGCCGGCGACCTGGCCGCGCTGCGCGACCTCGACGCCGTGCTGGAGGCCATCGTGCACCGGGCCAGGCAGCTGCTGGCCACCGACGTCGCCTACATGACGCTGCACGACCCCGAGCAGGGCGACACGTACATGCGGGTGACCGACGGGTCGATCTCGGCCAAGTTCAGGGCGTTGCGGCTGGCCATGGGGGCGGGGCTGGGCGGGCTGGTCGCGCAGACGGCCACCCCGTACTCGACGGCCGACTACTTCGCCGACGCCAGGTTCCGGCACAAGCACCACATCGACGAGGCCGTCAAGGAGGAGGGCCTGGTCGCGATCCTGGGCGTGCCGCTGCGGCTGGGGCAGCGGGTGATCGGCGTGCTGATGGCGGCCAACCGCAGCGCGCGGCCGTTCCACCAGGAGGAGGTGTCGCTGCTGGCGAGCCTGGCCGCGCACGCCGCCGTCGCGATCGACAACGCCAGGCTGCTGCAGGAGACCAGGAACGCGCTGGAGGAGCTCTCCCAGGCCCACAGGACCGCCAGGGCGCACGGGGAGGCCGTGGAGCGGGCCGCGCTGGCTCACGACAGGATGACCTCGCTGGTGCTGCGCGGCGGCGGGATCGAGGACGTGGCGGCCGTGGTGACCGACGTGCTCGGCGGCTCGCTGGCCGTGCTCGACGATCTCGGGCGGCCGCTCACGGGTGACGTGGGGGAGCTCGACGCCGGGGTGTTCGAGTCGGCGCAGGTGTCCAGAGCGCTGGGGCGTACCGTGCGGCGGGGTGACCTGCTGATCGCGTCGGTGGACGTCGGCGGGGAGCCGCTGGCCACGCTGATCCTGCGCAGCGACGACGCCGACGAGCGCATCCTGGAGCGGGCGGCGCTGGTGTGCGCGCTGCTGCTGCTGTTCCGCCGGAGCGTGGCCGAGGCCGAGGGCCGGGTCAGGGGCGAGCTGCTCGACGACCTGATCTCCCGGCCCGGCTCCCCCGGCCTGGCCGACCGGGCCCGGCGGCTGGGCGTCGATCTCTCGGCGCCGCACGTCGTGGTCGTGGTGCGGCACGAGGGCCAGCGGGAACGGGCCGCGTTCTGGGCCTCGTCGCAGGCCACGCTGCGGCACGGGCTCGCGGCCGGCCGGGCGGGCGAGGTGGTGCTGCTGCTGCCGGGGGCCAACGCGGGCGGCATCGCGCAGCGCGTCGCCGCCGAGCTGAGCGCGTCGCTGCAGGTGCCCGCCACGGCGGGCGCGTCGAAGGTCTGTCTCCCGGGCGCGCCAGGGGCGGGCGACGTGGCGGCGGCCTACCAGGAGGCGCGCAGGTGCGCCGAGGCGCTGATCGCGCTCGGACGGGCGGGCGACGGCGCGAGCGCGGCCGAGCTGGGCTTCGTCGGGCTGCTCGTGGGTGACGGCCGTGACGTGCGCGGCTTCGTCGGACGGGTGCTCGGCGCCGTGATCGACTACGACGCCCGCAGGGGCACCGCGCTGGCCGACACGCTGGCCGCCTACTTCGGCTCGGGCGGCTCGCCCTCCCGTACGGCCGAGGCCATGCACATCCACGTCAACACCGTCACGCAGCGGCTCGACCGGATCGGCAAGCTGCTCGGCGACGGCTGGCTGGAGCCGGAACGCGCGCTCGAGATCCAGCTCGCGCTCCGCCTGCACCGGCTCGGCCACACATCCACCCCATAG
- a CDS encoding alpha/beta fold hydrolase: MKVTTPRLTQNVLTVEGRDTGEPVLFVHGNVSSAAFWRDSMAALPGRYRPLAVDLRGFGESDPAPVDATRGLRDWSDDLIELVEALGLDGVHLVGWSLGGGIVLQVLRDRPAAVRSVTLVNPISPYGFGGTEGPDGRLTHPDGTGAGAGAANPDFVARLKAGDMSDESPTSPRNVFRSSYVKHPGIADEDFYVRSMLTTRVGEANYPGDAVTSAQWPGVAPGKHGILNAIAPTCFRLDDLHEIDPKPPILWIRGADDVIVSDTSLFDLAHLGALGVVPGSPGTPAQPMVTQTRAVLERYGPYREAVIDDCGHSPHLEHPEEFRRLLTAHLGEA, translated from the coding sequence ATGAAGGTCACCACCCCCAGACTCACCCAGAACGTCCTGACCGTCGAGGGCAGGGACACCGGCGAGCCGGTGCTGTTCGTCCACGGAAACGTCTCCTCGGCCGCCTTCTGGCGCGACAGCATGGCGGCGCTGCCCGGCCGCTACCGCCCGCTCGCGGTCGACCTGCGCGGGTTCGGCGAGAGCGACCCCGCGCCCGTGGACGCCACGAGGGGCCTGCGCGACTGGTCCGACGACCTGATCGAGCTGGTCGAGGCGCTGGGCCTGGACGGGGTGCACCTGGTCGGCTGGAGCCTGGGCGGCGGCATCGTGCTGCAGGTCCTGCGCGACCGGCCGGCCGCCGTCCGGAGCGTCACCCTGGTCAACCCCATCTCCCCGTACGGCTTCGGCGGCACGGAGGGCCCGGACGGCCGCCTCACGCACCCCGACGGCACGGGAGCGGGCGCCGGCGCCGCCAACCCCGACTTCGTGGCCCGGCTCAAGGCGGGCGACATGTCGGACGAATCCCCCACGTCGCCGCGCAACGTCTTCCGCTCCTCGTACGTCAAGCACCCCGGGATCGCCGACGAGGACTTCTACGTACGCTCGATGCTCACCACCCGCGTGGGCGAGGCCAACTACCCGGGCGACGCCGTCACCTCGGCGCAGTGGCCCGGGGTGGCCCCCGGCAAGCACGGCATCCTCAACGCCATCGCGCCCACCTGCTTCCGCCTGGACGACCTCCACGAGATCGACCCCAAGCCGCCCATCCTGTGGATCAGGGGCGCCGACGACGTGATCGTCTCCGACACGTCGCTCTTCGACCTGGCCCACCTGGGCGCGCTCGGCGTCGTGCCCGGCTCCCCCGGCACCCCGGCCCAGCCCATGGTCACCCAGACCAGGGCCGTGCTGGAGCGCTACGGCCCCTACCGCGAGGCCGTCATCGACGACTGCGGCCACAGCCCGCACCTGGAGCACCCCGAGGAGTTCCGCCGCCTGCTGACCGCTCACCTCGGGGAGGCGTGA
- a CDS encoding serine/threonine-protein kinase has translation MPEQQTRLLAERYELIAPLGRGTMGTVWRARDRALGREVAVKEIRQDPGLTEEQRAELRERMVREGRIAARINHPSVASIHDVLIQDDSPWIIMELIEARSLEQVIDEEGPLPPRLVAEIGVDLLGALRTAHAQGITHRDVKPGNVLITESGRVVLTDFGIAKAEGDSRLTKTGMVIGSPGYTAPERARGEYTGPESDIWSLGATLYFAVEGRPAYERATIAETLAALLTESADPPTQAGQLRPVLNGLLNKDYRQRLSAAKAETLLRMVADTPTSDMPAITAEALMAQEAALPDPFAGQKNPAQKNPAQHNPAQKNPAQKNPAQQGQTNPVQKAPAPQAGPAGPAPYGPAGAGAPGAPGGQAPWGPGPAGPGPAGPGPAGPGQGPGQGTGAQAPRGPVGGPGGPVPGNPGHPGRGPASGPHGPMTSPGTPTVPRNAPPQHQPQSGPQAAASSPEQGFDPERTVSVQRPKGPFPPAPQQGRPPQGPGDESAVVTTRIQLPPAPGQQVYPPTTPPAGRQPAPQQPGPQQPPSPPGGQQVPQQVPHQGKGLGTDLFAIAGQPEQPSGNRNGMLVLMAVAAAAAVVIAVLIVALISS, from the coding sequence ATGCCGGAACAGCAGACACGCCTGCTCGCGGAGCGCTACGAGCTCATAGCCCCGCTTGGCCGGGGCACGATGGGCACGGTGTGGCGCGCCCGCGACCGCGCGCTCGGGCGCGAGGTGGCGGTCAAGGAAATCCGCCAGGACCCGGGACTCACTGAGGAACAGCGGGCCGAGCTGCGCGAGCGCATGGTCCGCGAGGGTCGCATCGCCGCGCGGATCAACCATCCCTCGGTGGCGTCCATCCACGACGTCCTGATCCAGGACGACAGCCCGTGGATCATCATGGAGCTCATCGAGGCCCGGTCGCTGGAGCAGGTGATCGACGAGGAGGGTCCGCTGCCGCCACGGCTCGTGGCGGAGATCGGCGTGGACCTGCTCGGGGCGCTGCGCACCGCGCACGCCCAGGGGATCACCCACCGCGACGTCAAGCCGGGCAACGTGCTCATCACGGAGAGCGGGCGCGTGGTGCTCACCGACTTCGGCATCGCCAAGGCCGAGGGCGACTCGCGGCTGACGAAGACGGGCATGGTGATCGGCTCCCCCGGCTACACGGCCCCGGAACGTGCCAGGGGCGAGTACACCGGTCCCGAGTCGGACATCTGGTCGCTCGGGGCGACGCTCTACTTCGCGGTCGAGGGGCGCCCGGCGTACGAGCGGGCCACGATCGCGGAGACGCTGGCGGCGCTGCTCACCGAGAGCGCCGACCCGCCCACGCAGGCGGGCCAGCTGCGGCCCGTGCTGAACGGGCTGCTGAACAAGGACTACCGGCAGCGCCTCAGCGCTGCCAAGGCGGAGACCCTGCTGCGCATGGTCGCCGACACCCCCACGAGCGACATGCCGGCGATCACGGCTGAGGCTCTCATGGCGCAGGAGGCCGCTTTGCCCGACCCGTTCGCCGGCCAGAAGAACCCAGCCCAGAAGAATCCGGCCCAGCACAATCCGGCCCAAAAGAATCCGGCCCAGAAGAATCCGGCGCAGCAGGGCCAGACGAACCCGGTGCAGAAGGCCCCGGCCCCCCAGGCCGGGCCCGCCGGCCCCGCGCCGTACGGGCCCGCAGGCGCGGGCGCCCCGGGCGCTCCGGGCGGCCAGGCGCCCTGGGGCCCCGGTCCCGCCGGACCGGGTCCCGCCGGACCGGGTCCCGCCGGACCGGGGCAGGGTCCGGGGCAGGGTACGGGCGCGCAGGCGCCCAGAGGGCCCGTCGGCGGGCCAGGCGGGCCGGTGCCCGGCAACCCCGGCCACCCCGGCCGGGGGCCCGCGTCGGGGCCGCACGGGCCGATGACGAGCCCGGGCACGCCCACCGTGCCGCGCAACGCCCCTCCTCAGCACCAGCCGCAGTCCGGCCCCCAGGCCGCCGCGTCCTCCCCTGAGCAGGGGTTCGACCCCGAGCGGACGGTCAGCGTCCAGCGTCCCAAGGGCCCGTTCCCGCCGGCTCCGCAGCAGGGCAGGCCCCCGCAGGGGCCCGGCGACGAGAGCGCCGTCGTCACCACGCGCATCCAGCTCCCGCCCGCGCCCGGCCAGCAGGTCTATCCGCCCACCACGCCGCCCGCGGGCCGGCAGCCCGCCCCCCAGCAGCCGGGTCCCCAGCAGCCGCCGTCCCCGCCGGGCGGCCAGCAGGTCCCTCAGCAGGTCCCTCATCAGGGCAAGGGCCTGGGGACCGACCTGTTCGCCATCGCCGGGCAGCCGGAGCAGCCCTCGGGCAACCGCAACGGCATGCTGGTGCTCATGGCGGTGGCCGCCGCGGCCGCCGTGGTGATCGCCGTACTCATCGTCGCGCTCATCTCCAGCTGA